Proteins from one Acanthopagrus latus isolate v.2019 chromosome 18, fAcaLat1.1, whole genome shotgun sequence genomic window:
- the pcdh1g22 gene encoding protocadherin 1 gamma 22 produces MGFMERGIMWNKLPVWQVFLWWHHFFLLWSTIDGQTRYSIPEELKQGSVVGNLAKDLGLVVSELYRRKLRITSDAGKQYFNIDLGKGELVVTDRIDREELCGQRPSCLLPLELVIDNPLQLHRVEIEIQDTNDNSPSFLNRDKVLQIAELVNPGARFPLESAQDPDVGTNSVRSYLISKNDNFKLTVKTHKDGRKIPELVLEKSLDREKLPVHNLILTAVDGGDPVRSGTSDIKVIVLDNNDNAPQFERQVYEANVSEKATPGTEILHVKATDADEGLNGEIEYYFAEQTTDLTLTLFNIEPATGAVVVKGHLDHETSPLHRFDITAKDKGNPKMDGHCSVEIKVVDINDNVPEIIVTSLTTPVPEDSAIGTVIALISAKDPDSGDNGKIKLSVSSKSPFKLNPSVSNHYSLVTNGPLDREKNAQYSVKIHATDSGRPPLSSEKVILVELLDVNDNPPVFSQPSYVIYVKENYPPGNILCSVSAADADSGENAKISYSILDSKVQDVSVSSYVYINSDNGSIYSMHSFDYEKLKVFQIQVQAKDQGSPSLSSNATVHVFILDQNDNAPAVIYPSSAALGSLSHQRMPRSAKAGHLVTKVTAVDADSGHNAWISYKLAEATDASLFTVNLYTGEVRTKRAVSEQDDSSQRLLIEVKDDGEPVQSATVTVSILMEDGLHEPILDLRQKTSEPSKKNGRITLYLILSLASVSVLSVLTFLILAVKCIRSSRSSGSCCMRRSDCDDYKNPNRNLQIQLNTDGPIKYVEVLGGDMLSQSQSFRSCMSPMSEYSDFTLIKPSSTTDFKEVISVLDASLPDSTWTFESQQVSTKQ; encoded by the coding sequence ATGGGATTTATGGAACGTGGAATAATGTGGAACAAATTGCCAGTGTGGCAGGTGTTTTTGTGGTGgcatcatttctttctcttgtggAGTACAATAGACGGACAGACTCGCTACAGCATCCCGGAGGAGCTGAAACAGGGCTCTGTGGTAGGAAATCTAGCCAAAGATCTGGGTTTGGTTGTATCTGAACTGTATCGACGTAAATTGCGGATCACCTCAGATGCTGGTAAGCAGTATTTTAACATAGACTTGGGGAAGGGAGAACTGGTGGTGACTGATAGGATAGATAGGGAGGAACTGTGTGGACAAAGACCGTCGTGTTTGTTGCCGTTGGAACTAGTAATTGATAACCCCCTGCAGCTGCATAGAGTTGAAATTGAAATACAGGATACAAACGATAATTCTCCTAGTTTTCTAAATAGAGACAAAGTGTTGCAAATTGCAGAGCTGGTAAATCCTGGCGCGCGATTCCCTTTAGAGAGTGCACAGGATCCCGACGTAGGCACCAACTCTGTACGCTCTTATCTCATtagcaaaaatgacaatttcaaATTGactgttaaaacacacaagGACGGAAGAAAGATCCCTGAACTGGTCCTCGAAAAATCACTTGACAGAGAAAAGCTGCCTGTACATAATCTCATCCTCACTGCTGTAGATGGTGGAGATCCGGTGCGTTCAGGGACATCTGATATAAAAGTCATAGTACTTGACAACAATGATAATGCTCCGCAATTTGAGAGACAGGTATATGAAGCTAATGTGAGCGAAAAAGCAACACCTGGAACAGAGATATTGCATGTTAAAGCTACAGACGCAGACGAAGGACTAAATGGAGAGATTGAATATTATTTTGCAGAGCAAACTACAGATTTGACtttaacattatttaatattgaACCAGCTACCGGAGCTGTTGTTGTCAAAGGACATTTAGACCATGAAACGAGCCCATTACATAGATTTGACATAACTGCTAAAGACAAAGGTAACCCTAAGATGGATGGACATTGTAGTGTCGAAATAAAAGTAGTTGACATTAACGATAATGTTCCTGAAATAATTGTGACGTCATTAACGACACCTGTTCCCGAAGATTCAGCAATCGGAACAGTTATTGCACTGATAAGTGCAAAAGACCCGGATTCGGGCGACAATGGCAAGATTAAGTTGAGCGTGTCATCTAAATCCCCCTTCAAGTTAAATCCATCGGTTTCTAACCATTACTCTTTAGTGACAAATGGGCCacttgaccgtgaaaaaaatgCCCAGTATAGTGTCAAGATACATGCTACTGATTCTGGAAGGCCCCCTTTATCGAGTGAGAAAGTGATACTTGTTGAATTGTTAGATGTAAATGACAACCCACCAGTTTTCTCCCAGCCTTCTTATGTCATTTATGTAAAGGAGAACTATCCTCCGGGGAACATTTTGTGCTCAGTGTCAGCAGCTGATGCGGATTCTGGCGAGAACGCGAAGATTTCCTACTCCATCTTGGACTCTAAAGTGCAGGACGTGTCTGTCTCCTCTTATGTCTACATCAACTCAGATAACGGCAGCATCTACAGCATGCACTCGTTTGACTATGAGAAGCTGAAGGTGTTTCAGATTCAGGTTCAGGCAAAGGACCAGGGCTCTCCGTCTCTCAGCAGCAACGCCACCGTCCATGTTTTTATCCTGGACCAGAACGACAATGCCCCCGCTGTTATTTACCCCTCCTCCGCTGCCCTGGGCTCCCTCTCTCATCAGAGGATGCCCCGCTCCGCTAAAGCGGGTCACCTGGTTACCAAGGTGACGGCCGTGGACGCTGACTCGGGCCATAACGCCTGGATCTCCTACAAACTGGCGGAGGCCACAGACGCCTCTCTGTTCACTGTCAATCTGTACACAGGGGAGGTGAGGACTAAACGCGCTGTGTCCGAGCAGGACGACTCCTCTCAGAGGCTGCTTATAGAGGTCAAGGACGACGGGGAACCGGTCCAGTCCGCCACCGTCACGGTGTCCATCCTGATGGAGGACGGCCTCCACGAGCCCATCTTAGACCTCCGACAGAAAACGTCCGAGCCCAGCAAGAAAAACGGCAGAATCACCCTTTATTTGATTCTGTCTCTGGCCTCGGTGTCCGTGCTGTCTGTGCTGACTTTTCTCATCTTAGCGGTTAAATgcatcaggagcagcagaagcagcggGAGTTGCTGCATGAGACGGAGCGACTGTGATGATTACAAGAACCCCAACAGAAACCTGCAGATTCAGCTCAACACTGACGGACCTATAAAGTACGTGGAGGTCCTGGGAGGAGACATGTTGTCTCAGAGTCAGTCCTTCAGGTCCTGCATGTCTCCGATGTCAGAGTACAGTGATTTCACTTTGATCAAACCCAGCAGCACCACTGACTTTAAGGAGGTGATCAGTGTCCTGGATGCGTCTTTACCCGACAGCACCTGGACCTTTGAGAGCCAGCAGGTGAGCACAAAACAATAG
- the LOC119007675 gene encoding protocadherin gamma-C5-like: MTKTIGYRDWRWQALWWHHFFLLWSTINGQTRYSIPEELKQGSVVGNLAKDLGLGLTEIFDRKLRVASEAGKQYFSVDAGKGELVVNDRIDREALCGQSASCVLPLQVVVENPLQSHRIEVEIRDINDNSPHFLTQEINLKIPESVALGKRFPLESAEDPDVGSNSLKTYSLSKNEYFSLKFKDAKNGKTVPELVLEKPLDREKNALHQLVLTALDGGNPVTSGTCKIMINVLDINDNFPVFTDNEYKVSLKENSTKGTFVIKLTATDADEGLNGEVKYSFGSRTPDFVLSTFEINDRTGELKLKGPLDYETSKSFLIDITAKDKGTPEMDGNCRVQLDVEDINDNAPEIVLTSKPSPAREDAPSGTVVALISARDLDSGNNGKVTLQLSKRSPFTLKPSFSNNYELVTSGPLDRERFSEYNVEITATDSGSPPLSSKKMIPVSITDVNDNPPIFSQPSYNVYLKENGVAGSILYSVSASDLDFGENAKISYSILDSKVQDVSVSSYVYINSDNGSIYSMHSFDYEKLKVFQIQVQAKDQGSPPLSSNATVHVFILDQNDNAPAVIYPSSAALGSLSHQRMPRSAKAGHLVTKVTAVDADSGHNAWISYKLAEATDASLFTVNLYTGEVRTKRAVSEQDDSSQRLLIEVKDDGEPVQSATVTVSILMEDGLHEPILDLRQKATEPSKKNGRITLYLILSLASVSVLSVLTFLILAVKCIRSSRSSGSCCMRRSDCDDYKNPNRNLQIQLNTDGPIKYVEVLGGDMLSQSQSFRSCMSPMSEYSDFTLIKPSSTTDFKEVISVLDASLPDSTWTFESQQVSR; encoded by the coding sequence ATGACAAAGACAATAGGATACCGAGACTGGAGGTGGCAGGCGCTCTGGTGgcatcatttctttctcttgtggAGTACAATAAACGGACAGACTCGTTACAGCATCCCGGAGGAGCTGAAACAGGGCTCTGTGGTAGGAAATCTAGCCAAAGATCTGGGTTTGGGACTAACAGAGATTTTTGACCGTAAGCTGCGTGTCGCCTCTGAGGCTGGTAAGCAGTATTTCAGTGTGGATGCGGGGAAGGGCGAGCTGGTGGTGAATGACAGAATAGACAGAGAGGCTTTATGCGGACAAAGCGCCAGCTGTGTGTTGCCTCTGCAAGTTGTTGTTGAAAATCCCTTGCAATCTCATCGAATTGAGGTGGAAATAAGGGACATAAATGATAATTCTCCTCATTTTCTGACACAGGAGATTAACCTGAAAATACCGGAATCAGTTGCACTTGGCAAACGCTTTCCGTTGGAGAGTGCAGAGGACCCTGATGTTGGAAGCAATTCGTTGAAAACGTACTCTCTGAGCAAAAACGaatatttttctctcaaatttaaagatgcaaaaaatgGTAAAACGGTCCCAGAATTGGTGTTAGAGAAGCCtttagacagagaaaagaatGCTCTTCATCAGCTGGTGTTAACAGCATTAGATGGGGGAAACCCGGTTACATCTGGCACCTGTAAGATAATGATTAATGTACTCGATATAAACGACAATTTTCCAGTATTCACTGACAACGAGTACAAAGTATCTTTAAAGGAGAACAGCACAAAAGGAACATTTGTAATTAAACTTACAGCTACAGATGCGGACGAGGGCCTTAATGGTGAAGTGAAATATTCTTTCGGGTCCCGCACTCCAGATTTTGTATTAtcaacatttgaaataaatgatcGTACAGGCGAACTCAAATTGAAAGGACCATTAGATTATGAAACGTCTAAATCATTCCTTATTGATATAACTGCTAAAGACAAAGGCACTCCCGAAATGGACGGTAACTGTCGTGTGCAGTTGGACGTAGAAGACATAAATGATAATGCTCCAGAAATTGTGCTCACTTCAAAACCCAGTCCAGCACGTGAGGACGCACCAAGTGGCACAGTAGTAGCTCTGATCAGTGCACGAGACCTTGACTCTGGTAATAATGGTAAAGTTACTTTACAGCTTTCTAAGCGTTCTCCGTTCACTCTGAAACCATCATTCTCTAATAATTACGAGCTGGTCACCAGTGGACCTTTAGACCGAGAGAGATTCTCCGAATATAACGTTGAGATTACAGCCACTGATTcaggctctcctcctctgtccagtAAGAAAATGATACCTGTCAGCATCACTGATGTGAATGACAACCCTCCTATATTCTCTCAGCCCTCCTATAATGTCTATTTAAAGGAGAATGGGGTAGCAGGGTCTATACTGTACTCAGTATCAGCGTCTGACCTGGACTTTGGTGAAAACGCTAAGATCTCTTACTCTATCCTGGACTCTAAAGTGCAGGACGTGTCTGTCTCCTCTTATGTCTACATCAACTCAGATAACGGCAGCATCTACAGCATGCACTCGTTTGACTATGAGAAGCTGAAGGTGTTTCAGATTCAGGTTCAGGCAAAGGACCAGGGCTCTCCGCCTCTCAGCAGCAACGCCACCGTCCATGTTTTTATCCTGGACCAGAACGACAATGCCCCCGCTGTTATTTACCCCTCCTCCGCTGCCCTGGGCTCCCTCTCTCATCAGAGGATGCCCCGCTCCGCTAAGGCGGGTCACCTGGTTACCAAGGTGACGGCCGTGGACGCTGACTCGGGCCATAACGCCTGGATCTCCTACAAACTGGCGGAGGCCACAGACGCCTCTCTGTTCACTGTCAATCTGTACACAGGGGAGGTGAGGACTAAACGCGCTGTGTCCGAGCAGGACGACTCCTCTCAGAGGCTGCTTATAGAGGTCAAGGACGACGGGGAACCGGTCCAGTCCGCCACCGTCACGGTGTCCATCCTGATGGAGGACGGCCTCCACGAGCCCATCTTAGACCTCCGACAGAAAGCGACCGAGCCCAGCAAGAAAAACGGCAGAATCACTCTTTATTTGATTCTGTCTCTGGCCTCGGTGTCCGTGCTGTCTGTGCTGACTTTTCTCATCTTAGCGGTTAAATgcatcaggagcagcagaagcagcggGAGTTGCTGCATGAGACGGAGCGACTGTGATGATTACAAGAACCCCAACAGAAACCTGCAGATTCAGCTCAACACTGACGGACCTATAAAGTACGTGGAAGTCCTGGGAGGAGACATGTTGTCTCAGAGTCAGTCCTTCAGGTCCTGCATGTCTCCGATGTCAGAGTACAGTGATTTCACTTTGATCAAACCCAGCAGCACCACTGACTTTAAGGAGGTGATCAGTGTCCTGGATGCGTCTTTACCCGACAGCACCTGGACCTTTGAGAGCcagcaggtgagcagatga
- the LOC119007671 gene encoding protocadherin gamma-C5-like: protein MTKTMGYRDWRWQALWWHHFFLLWSTINGQTRYSIPEELKQGSVVGNLAKDLGLGLSDIFDRKLSVASEAGEQYFSVDAGKGELVVNDRIDREALCGQSASCVLPLQVVVENPLNLHRIEVEIKDINDNSPIFHTKELSLKISETAAVGTRFPLEGAEDSDVGSNSVKSYMLTKNDCFTLKMKEVEDGKTVPELVLEKPLDREKKAVHQLLLTALDGGNPVMSGTSEITITVLDVNDNFPVFEKNVYKISLGENTAKNTFVIKVTATDADEGPNAEVKFSFGSRTPDSVSSVFEINSLTGEIRLKGDLDYERATSYKIEITGKDSGVPEMESQCRVQIDVIDVNDNTPEIVLTSKPQSVREDAPSGTVVALLNARDADSGNNSKVTLQLPKGSPFTLKPSFSNNYALVTSGALDRERFSEYSIEITATDSGSPPLSSKKMIPVSITDVNDNPPIFSQPSYNVYLKENGVAGSILYSVSASDLDFGENAKISYSILDSKVQDVSVSSYVYINSDNGSIYSMHSFDYEKLKVFQIQVQAKDQGSPSLSSNATVHVFILDQNDNAPAVIYPSSAALGSLSHQRMPRSAKAGHLVTKVTAVDADSGHNAWISYKLAEATDASLFTVNLYTGEVRTKRAVSEQDDSSQRLLIEVKDDGEPVQSATVTVSILMEDGLHEPILDLRQKATEPSKKNGRITLYLILSLASVSVLSVLTFLILAVKCIRSSRSSGSCCMRRSDCDDYKNPNRNLQIQLNTDGPIKYVEVLGGDMLSQSQSFRSCMSPMSEYSDFTLIKPSSTTDFKEVISVLDASLPDSTWTFESQQTVLLLYP from the exons ATGACAAAGACAATGGGATACCGAGACTGGAGGTGGCAGGCGCTCTGGTGgcatcatttctttctcttgtggAGTACAATAAACGGACAGACTCGTTACAGCATCCCGGAGGAGCTGAAACAGGGCTCTGTGGTAGGAAATCTAGCCAAAGATCTGGGTTTGGGACTATCAGACATTTTTGATCGCAAGCTGAGTGTCGCCTCTGAGGCTGGTGAGCAGTATTTCAGTGTGGATGCGGGGAAGGGCGAGCTGGTGGTGAATGACAGAATAGACAGAGAGGCTTTATGCGGACAAAGCGCCAGCTGTGTGTTGCctctgcaggttgttgttgaAAACCCTCTAAATTTACACCGTATTGAGGTGGAAATAAAAGATATAAATGACAATTCGCCTATTTTTCATACAAAGGAACTGTCTTTAAAAATTtctgaaacagcagcagtgggaacTCGTTTTCCCCTGGAGGGTGCAGAAGATTCTGACGTTGGCAGTAATTCTGTTAAATCCTATATGTTAACTAAAAACGactgctttactttgaaaatgaagGAAGTGGAGGACGGGAAAACGGTCCCGGAGTTGGTGTTAGAGAAGCCCCTTGACCGAGAGAAGAAGGCTgttcatcagctgctgctcactgcatTAGACGGAGGAAACCCAGTCATGTCTGGGACCTCAGAGATCACAATCACAGTGCTCGACGTTAATGACAATTTTCCAGTATTCGAAAAGAATGTGTATAAAATTTCGTTAGGGGAAAATACTGCAAAGAACACGTTTGTTATTAAAGTTACAGCAACTGATGCAGATGAGGGCCCAAACGCAGAAGTTAAATTCTCTTTTGGCTCGCGGACACCAGATTCTGTCTCATCAGTATTTGAAATAAATTCCCTGACAGGTGAAATACGTTTGAAAGGAGACTTAGATTATGAAAGAGCCACGTCTTACAAAATTGAAATAACTGGGAAAGACAGTGGGGTTCCTGAAATGGAGAGCCAGTGTCGTGTACAGATCGATGTTATAGATGTTAATGATAACACTCCAGAAATTGTTCTCACTTCGAAACCGCAGTCGGTGCGCGAAGACGCTCCAAGTGGCACAGTGGTGGCTTTGCTCAATGCACGTGACGCTGACTCCGGTAATAATAGCAAAGTGACATTACAATTACCCAAAGGCTCTCCTTTCACTCTGAAACCATCGTTTTCTAATAATTACGCACTGGTTACCAGTGGAGCTTTGGACCGAGAGAGATTCTCCGAGTATAGTATTGAGATAACAGCCACTGATTcaggctctcctcctctgtccagtAAGAAAATGATACCTGTCAGCATCACTGATGTGAATGACAACCCTCCTATATTCTCTCAGCCCTCCTATAATGTCTATTTAAAGGAGAATGGGGTAGCAGGGTCTATACTGTACTCAGTATCAGCGTCTGACCTGGACTTTGGTGAAAACGCTAAAATCTCTTACTCTATACTGGACTCTAAAGTGCAGGACGTGTCTGTCTCCTCTTATGTCTACATCAACTCAGATAACGGCAGCATCTACAGCATGCACTCGTTTGACTATGAGAAGCTGAAGGTGTTTCAGATTCAGGTTCAGGCAAAGGACCAGGGCTCTCCGTCTCTCAGCAGCAACGCCACCGTCCATGTTTTTATCCTGGACCAGAACGACAATGCCCCCGCTGTTATTTACCCCTCCTCCGCTGCCCTGGGCTCCCTCTCTCATCAGAGGATGCCCCGCTCCGCTAAGGCGGGTCACCTGGTTACCAAGGTGACGGCCGTGGACGCTGACTCGGGCCATAACGCCTGGATCTCCTACAAACTGGCGGAGGCCACAGACGCCTCTCTGTTCACTGTCAATCTGTACACAGGGGAGGTGAGGACTAAACGCGCTGTGTCCGAGCAGGACGACTCCTCTCAGAGGCTGCTTATAGAGGTCAAGGACGACGGGGAACCGGTCCAGTCCGCCACCGTCACGGTGTCCATCCTGATGGAGGACGGCCTCCACGAGCCCATCTTAGACCTCCGACAGAAAGCGACCGAGCCCAGCAAGAAAAACGGCAGAATCACCCTTTATTTGATTCTGTCTCTGGCCTCGGTGTCCGTGCTGTCTGTGCTGACTTTTCTCATCTTAGCGGTTAAATgcatcaggagcagcagaagcagcggGAGTTGCTGCATGAGACGGAGCGACTGTGATGATTACAAGAACCCCAACAGAAACCTGCAGATTCAGCTCAACACTGACGGACCTATAAAGTACGTGGAGGTCCTGGGAGGAGACATGTTGTCTCAGAGTCAGTCCTTCAGGTCCTGCATGTCTCCGATGTCAGAGTACAGTGATTTCACTTTGATCAAACCCAGCAGCACCACTGACTTTAAGGAGGTGATCAGTGTCCTGGATGCGTCTTTACCCGACAGCACCTGGACCTTTGAGAGCCAGCAG ACAGTGCTTTTGTTGTACCCTTGA